A window from Candidatus Hydrogenedentota bacterium encodes these proteins:
- a CDS encoding ATP-binding protein codes for PGVGKTHLAVALALKACQAGMSIYFTTMEDLIGKLKKDCGAERKGRGRSYNKSALVIVDEVGYTPINREECNLFFRFIAHRYEKASTIITSNKAFSDWTELFQDPVIVTAFLDRLLHHSVVINIKGNSYRLRDKIGKAAPEMGLSEKAGGSLFTTENGSILKDR; via the coding sequence TCCCGGCGTAGGGAAGACCCATCTGGCCGTTGCCTTGGCTCTTAAGGCCTGCCAGGCTGGAATGAGCATCTATTTTACCACGATGGAAGACCTGATTGGTAAATTGAAAAAAGATTGCGGCGCTGAACGGAAAGGCAGAGGCAGAAGTTACAATAAATCGGCGCTGGTGATTGTGGACGAGGTGGGTTATACGCCGATCAACCGGGAGGAATGTAATCTCTTTTTTCGGTTTATTGCCCACCGGTATGAAAAGGCCAGCACGATTATCACATCCAACAAGGCTTTTTCCGACTGGACTGAGCTGTTTCAGGATCCGGTCATTGTAACGGCTTTTTTGGATCGTCTGCTGCATCATAGCGTGGTGATTAACATCAAGGGCAACAGTTACAGACTTCGGGATAAAATCGGAAAGGCTGCCCCCGAAATGGGCCTATCCGAAAAAGCAGGTGGCTCACTTTTCACGACCGAAAATGGCTCAATTTTAAAAGACCGTTGA